ATAAAATTAATTAGCTCAGAAAACCAAAAGCCATTTATTTATAAAACTGACAAAATGTTATTACTTAATATTCAATTTCAAGAAGCAGTAAATAAATTTGCTCATAGAATTAAAGACACATTTATTTTAGAGAAAATCAGTCAAAATCTTCAATCATTTTATGACTATGATTTTAGGAAATTCCGAACTGAACTTAAAAAACAAAAAGTAGAGATTTCTTTAAAACAACAGGACGAATGGGAAGAATATTTTAACGAGTACAAAACTAAAATAAATCAGCTTCAAGAAGAAATAACCAAAACAGATAATGAAATAGATGTAATGGTTTACAAACTTTACAACCTTACCTATGAAGAAGTAAAAATTGTAGATCCTCAATTTTGGATGAGAGAGGAAGAGTATTATAGATGATATTAGTCCATATTTAACATTGGTAAGCTAATTTTAAAAATTGAACCCTTGGGTTTATTATCCAGAATTTCAATTTCACCGGACATTCTTTCAATAACGGATTTCACTAAACTTAATCCTAAACCATAACCACTAATTTTAGTGGAATTCACTGATTCAATTCTATAAAACCTTTGGAAAACTTTATTTTTTTCTTCACCTTTTATTCCAATTCCATCATCAATAATTTTCAAAATAATTTTATTGTTTTCCTTATGCAAAACTACTTCAACAATTGAATTCTGCGGTGAATATTTAATTGCGTTATTAATAAGATTCTGAACGGCAATAGAAAAATATTCGGATTTGCCTCTAACATAAATATTTTCTTGAATGTTAAAATTAACTCTTGGTAAATCAAAAATTTTTGCAATATCATTTTTAAGCAAACTTGATATATTAAAAACACTTTGGTTATCTTCACAAGAATTACAATCTCTTGACATAATGAGCATTGTTCTAATCATTTCAATCATTCTATCTGTTTGATCTTTTAATATTTTACATGTTTCTTTATACTCATTTATTTCATGATCTCTTTTTAAAATATAATCCAATTCGGTTTTAATTGAAGTTAGCGGTGTCATAAGTTGATGAGATGCGTTATCAGTAAATTGTGATATTTCTTTAATTTGATTTTCTAATCTTTCAAAAAGTGAATTTAGAGTATTTTTTAATTTGCCAAGTTCATCCTCTGAATCTGCTGAATAATCTAATCTTCCACTTAGATTTGTTGCAGAAATAGAATTTGCAGTTTCAATTATTTTGTTAATCGGTTTGTAACTTTTTTGAGCAAGAAATATACTTAACAATGTTACAATTATAACAATTACCGGGAATGAAATTAAGTTTACTATAATTACACTTTTTACAACAGAGTTAAAACTTGATTGAAATGCCGATAACTGAATAACACCAATACTTTTACCATTTTGATTTATAAGCTGCTTGTAAATTGTTCTTAATTGCTCATTCCCAAATTTTAAATCTTCAAAGTAATATGGTGTAAATTTATTAGGAAAACCTAAATCAATATTTCCTAAAAGATTTACATTTTCGCTTTTAAGAAAAAGTACACCTTTCAAATTATAAACTTGCAGAAAATATGGATTATCGGTTTTGAATTTTAAGTCCGGTTCTTCTAATTCTCTTCTATGTAAAATTTTTATAGAATCGTTTTCAACAGAAATTGTATTTAAAATATGTTCAAGTTCATGAGTTAATCTTGAATCTAAATCTTCAACCAAAATATAATCTAGTTCAAAAAGTGTGAATAAACTAAAAAGTAAATAAAAGGAAATTAAAACAACACCATACCAAACAGCAGTGCGTTTAACAGTTTTTGTAAGTACGATTTTTTTCATTTTAATCAATTAGAAAAATATAACCTTCGCCGTAAATTGTTTGAATAATTTTTTTATCTGAATTAGATTCTAATTTCTTTCTTAAATTTTTTACTGTTACTTCAACAATATTTGTTTCGGGAATAAATGGAAGTTCCCAAACATCCTTACATAAAATTTCCTTATTTAGAATTTTTCCTTTATTATCCATAAAATATTTTAACAGTTCGAATTCTTTATCTGAAAGCTTAATTATATTTTTATCAGTTTTCAATTCTCTGTTAAGTAAATCAAATTCAATATCATCAATAAAAACAGATTTTATCGCTGAGTTATATCTTCGATTAACGGCTAATATTCTTGCCAAAACTTCATCAAAAGAAAATGGTTTAGTAATATAATCATCTGCACCTAAATTTAAAGCTTCAACTTTATTAGAAATATCCGTAAGTGCCGTAACTAAAATTATTGGTTTATTAAATCCGCTTTCTCTTAAAGTTTTACATACTTGAATACCGCTAATTTTTGGAATTCTCCAATCGAGTAATATCGTGTC
The sequence above is drawn from the Ignavibacteriota bacterium genome and encodes:
- a CDS encoding HAMP domain-containing histidine kinase, which gives rise to MKKIVLTKTVKRTAVWYGVVLISFYLLFSLFTLFELDYILVEDLDSRLTHELEHILNTISVENDSIKILHRRELEEPDLKFKTDNPYFLQVYNLKGVLFLKSENVNLLGNIDLGFPNKFTPYYFEDLKFGNEQLRTIYKQLINQNGKSIGVIQLSAFQSSFNSVVKSVIIVNLISFPVIVIIVTLLSIFLAQKSYKPINKIIETANSISATNLSGRLDYSADSEDELGKLKNTLNSLFERLENQIKEISQFTDNASHQLMTPLTSIKTELDYILKRDHEINEYKETCKILKDQTDRMIEMIRTMLIMSRDCNSCEDNQSVFNISSLLKNDIAKIFDLPRVNFNIQENIYVRGKSEYFSIAVQNLINNAIKYSPQNSIVEVVLHKENNKIILKIIDDGIGIKGEEKNKVFQRFYRIESVNSTKISGYGLGLSLVKSVIERMSGEIEILDNKPKGSIFKISLPMLNMD
- a CDS encoding response regulator transcription factor; the protein is MKILIVEDEESIAKSLVKNFLDEGFETSLAIDGEEALDVISKNNFDTILLDWRIPKISGIQVCKTLRESGFNKPIILVTALTDISNKVEALNLGADDYITKPFSFDEVLARILAVNRRYNSAIKSVFIDDIEFDLLNRELKTDKNIIKLSDKEFELLKYFMDNKGKILNKEILCKDVWELPFIPETNIVEVTVKNLRKKLESNSDKKIIQTIYGEGYIFLID